The proteins below come from a single Corylus avellana chromosome ca3, CavTom2PMs-1.0 genomic window:
- the LOC132176497 gene encoding uncharacterized protein LOC132176497, whose product MILRCLCFLDQLSFRGVCKQWRSASQNFPAQYGRSAADDPLWLMISRNSTATKWEFGDPSTSRMFTIDVPDLCRSSTRLVLSNHGWLLVFSSEPSPSLFFFNPFSRARIDLPWTTDFSGMTHMLKFRYRRTIIYDYIPVFALSAPPTSPDCVVYAITYIDEDKIRINFCRRGDSSWSTRRIEDKIPRTKFAPIKNAMVHAGILYWVEKQGEVRAYTQSEKGEKYRHFKRDSKPSSDGNVCSYVVDDWEEGKVSICVDCKRRRRQVITLLKNIEDPIEIEKLRSDDDKYRLNLKRDGYATPAPSWLRLDSFPVGSWCLSSSSSSSDDNGPKFCNWHRLKTNRCPSNCGLSGDSVWIEPKWIEPSLAIAWSS is encoded by the coding sequence ATGATACTCAGATGCCTATGCTTTCTTGACCAACTCTCCTTTCGCGGAGTCTGTAAGCAGTGGCGTTCGGCATCACAGAATTTCCCGGCGCAATATGGACGGTCTGCCGCCGACGACCCACTTTGGCTCATGATCTCGAGAAACTCCACGGCTACTAAATGGGAGTTTGGGGACCCCTCCACCAGCCGCATGTTTACAATCGATGTCCCAGATTTATGCAGGAGCAGCACAAGATTGGTGCTCTCAAACCATGGTTGGCTCCTTGTGTTTTCCTCTGAACCTTCCCCATCTCTGTTCTTCTTCAATCCATTCTCTCGAGCGCGGATAGATCTCCCATGGACAACTGACTTCTCTGGAATGACGCACATGTTGAAGTTCAGATATCGCCGGACTATAATCTATGACTACATTCCTGTTTTTGCTCTGTCAGCACCCCCGACCTCCCCCGATTGCGTCGTCTACGCCATCACCTATATCGACGAAGACAAGATTCGAATCAACTTCTGTCGCCGCGGCGACAGCAGTTGGAGTACGAGAAGAATTGAAGACAAAATTCCCAGAACAAAATTTGCGCCGATTAAGAATGCAATGGTCCATGCTGGGATATTGTATTGGGTGGAGAAGCAGGGGGAGGTCAGGGCATACACACAGAGTGAGAAAGGCGAGAAATACAGACATTTTAAAAGAGACAGTAAGCCTTCCAGTGATGGCAATGTTTGCTCATACGTGGTAGACGACTGGGAAGAAGGGAAAGTGTCAATTTGTGTTGATTgcaagaggaggaggaggcaaGTGATTACTCTGTTGAAGAATATCGAAGACCCAATCGAGATTGAAAAATTGCGAAGCGATGATGACAAATATCGTCTAAACCTGAAACGTGATGGGTATGCAACACCGGCGCCGTCGTGGCTGCGGCTGGATAGTTTCCCTGTGGGTTCTTGGTGtctctcatcatcatcatcatcatcggaTGATAATGGTCCAAAATTCTGCAATTGGCATAGGCTGAAAACGAACAGATGCCCAAGTAATTGTGGTCTTTCTGGGGATTCTGTTTGGATTGAACCCAAATGGATTGAGCCATCACTAGCCATTGCATGGAGTAGCTAA